Within Topomyia yanbarensis strain Yona2022 chromosome 2, ASM3024719v1, whole genome shotgun sequence, the genomic segment TTTCTGTCTAGCTATTTTAATTGGCACAAGCTTGTCATAACTAGACTGCATAGAAAAAAgatgtatttttgaaaactcaatcagcCCTCCCAGGGCCCCGGGTCGATCCTTAGATCATaagaaaggccgataataataggtgctgaaaaatgtggtaatatgaaaagcttttgttcggttaaaaccttaaaatcaaccaacgaaatttaacatccagacgagtatgaacgctgctgtcgtatgttttgtttatttttatgacattcggcgcactaacgtaaatcaaatttttcttcaaatgctctaaataaacgtactaataataatgtatcattatgaaatcaataaaaatttgatttctaggaaaagttgtggggtgtcggttttacccacagtgtcggtttttcccacaattcccctacttgGTTTCACCTATAAACACATCAATTACTGTTGGTTTAAGTTTTATACATTACGAGACTAGCCATCAGATTGGCTTCAGAATATGTTTGTCACAGTTTATAGTGTGCAGTACATTTTTTTCATGTCATGGAATTGCTGTAGCGATGAGTTTCAGTTGGAAATAAAGAACGGCTTCACTAATTAATGTTTACTAACCTAACCAATACCGACCAACAATTAGTTTATTTGATGAGGGCGGAAAATTTACTGAAATCTCAAATAAATTACCTGTTTAGCACAACAATTGTAGATAAAGAAAATCCATAAATCTCGTAAATGTAATATTTCAAACACAAACACGATAAACGGCATAACACGACTCCGTAAGAAAGGTGAACTTTGGGTTAGAATTTTCTGTCTAGCTATTTTAATTGGCACAAGCTTGTCATAACTAGACTGCATAGAAAAAAgatgtatttttgaaaactcaatcagcCCTCCCAGGGCCCCGGGTCGATCCTTAGTTCCATAAGAAAGGATTGCTCCGAATTGGAATCAAATCAGACAAGTCTACCTActaaacaaaagtgtttgtagtttgtatgggattctTCGGCAATTTTCATGAAGAAAACCACCAAGCAGCTCGAAATTTTACCAGTAGGTGGTACTGTTAGCCTGAGATTATCACCGTAAGCGAGAATAAGAAAGGGAGTATCATTGCTTAGATGTTTGTAGAAGAATACAAATCAATCCAGCTTTGTTAGAAGAAGCTATTAATCTATTAACGAGGCGAATTCATCATCTGGATCCCAGATATCGGTCCATCAACACATGGACCACGACTATCGGCTTTGCTTTCTTTTAAAAGCAAGACGTGACTAGAGAGATTTTTTTGCCTCAGAAGATCCTAACGACCTCGGCTATGTATGAAAAATGCAATCATTTAGCGCTATTATGTATATTGTTAATAAAGTAGTAGTTCATGCAAATTTGAAGAGTTGGCCATTTACAACTTCCAAAGACACTCCAAAACGAATCACTTTAATACAAGCGAAGGTTCCATTGACACAAACTGAGTGAGCATGACTTTCACTTTGATAAGACGTTCTTTTGTAAATTAGGaagattaaaaaattctcgttaCATTGCAGCTTGCTGTGTCCTGCGTCCATAAATAATCGGAGCATTTTCTTGAGCGACTTTTATGAAATCAGTTGACCttaggtgtttgaaggcgacatAGTAAATTGTAATCGTAAAATGCcgaaaatgctttaaaaatcgatACAAAATTGCTTCCTAAacaattatgaaaaaaataaaatcctacgtacgtagCTGGAGAAAGCTATTTTGAATGCATTGTGAAATTTTAGAACGTTGAAAAATTAaagcggttaaagttttcagtataCTGAGGGTATACATAAAGGCGTTGCGGTACAATTGAACATCGTGGTTTGAAAACACATGTACATTGTACATGCGTAGCTTGTCGTATTTAGTTTCATGAACAATTTGTGAATTTAGTTAATATTTCGTATAAAGTAATTTAATTAAAGAATACCTAAACTTATTCAGAAATTTCAGATATTCGACCCTTGTATAAAGTATTACGTTGAACGGTGATGAAATATCTTCTATATGAATACACATATCACCATGTAATCCACTTAGCAGTGAGGAAATAGAACTTCTCATATAGTTAATATTCATGTTCTACTCATGTGTAAGTTTGGGAAGACCAAAGTAAATTCTAGTCTTATGCTGCTTCCGTATAaatagatttttaatttttgttatattgtaAGAATTAGACATAGgtactaaaataaataaatatactaGACTTAATCGTGTCAGTAAGAACGCGAAAAGGGAAATTAGATAGCTAGCATCCATACGTTTTAATCTATCATTTCCACGTTTTTTTACTGAATTGTAAattacaactttttattttactctTCTAAACAGGGTGGAATCAAAGCGGTCGTTTTCACCGATGCCTGGCAGGTGGTCGTGATGTTTATCTCCGTAGTCGTTGTGGTCATTCTGGGTACCATAGCAATCGGTGATCCAACTATCATATGGGACCGATCGGAGATTGGTGacagaattaattttttcaaGTGATTTACTTTCTGACTGAATCGCTTTcctaaaaaaatcatatttaaattaattttcagCTTCAACCCGTCGCTTTACGAGCGACAAACGTTTTGGGGTGTGTTGATTGGAGGATTCTTCTACTGGACCTCATTCAACTCTGTCAACCAGACTATGGTGCAACGGTACATGTCACTGCCAAATCTGAAGAAGGCTAAGAGGTTAGTTGAGCTTTTTTTCGCAGCTTGTCACATTAAACGTTTTAATCAAGTCCCTCATTTTAGGTCCATTGGCATGTTTACCATCGGAATGGCCATTTTTGTTACCGCTTGTTGCTACGCTGGGCTACTGATCTATGCTTACTACTACCAGTGTGATCCAATGTCGGTAGGATTTGTCCAAACGGATGACCAGTTGTTCCCTCATTATGTAATGGAAATCGTAGGACATCTGCAGGGGATTCCTGGTCTGTTCATTGCTGGAGTTTTCGGAGCTGCTCTCAGTTCACTATCGGTAGTTCTTAATTCTACCTCTGCGGTGCTATTGGAAGACATACTCAAGGGACTGTTTCGTGTGAATCCTAGCCCATTTGTAGCTAATGTGTTTGTAAGAGGAAGTGTCGTCGTCCTTGGTTTAGCCGCAATGGGCTGTTTGTTCATAATCGAAAAGCTTGGAGGTATATTGAGTGTGGCAACCTCTTTATCGGCTATTGCAGCCGGAACCACGTGTGGAATTTTTACACTTGGAATGTTGGTTCCGTGGAGTAACTCTAAAGGTGCGCTATTTGGTGGAGTTTCAGGAGCTATTCTATCTGGATGGGTTTCGTTAGGAGCTCAGCTCGCTACAGCTAGCGGTAATATTGTTCCACATAAACTTCCCGTGTCGATAGATGGATGTCCGGACGATTTACTGTCAAACAGTACTATCGTGAACCCGATTTATCCGGATGAATCAAATGTGTTCCCACTCTACCGTCTATCATATCACTGGATTACTCCTATCGGGGTTTTAACAGTGCTAATAGTTGGCACTATCGTATCGTTCCTGACAAATCCTAGAAATCTGAAGGACATCGACCCGGAGTTAATATCACCGATTATCCACCGTTTCTTGCCACAGGAATCCTTCGGAAACTTCGGGTCGGCATCCAAAGAAACTCCAGTTAATTTCAGTAAGGAAATGCGATCGTCCTATGGTTCTGATTCTGCGTTCCAGAGTGCCAAAATAAAACAATCCCGCTAAAAAGACAATCAGGCAACTTACTTAAAATGTTCGGTTGAGCGATGGAACCATGGTACTTAAGTTTTAGTCGAgtaaatgcaaatttagcaatCTCTTGTGGAAACAGGATGCTTTCTTGTGCAATAGGGTAGAATGGGTATGCACGAGTGCTCGTAAAACAATAGACTGTAAATCTTAGACGCTGTAGTAACCATTCGAAAATATTGAATTAGGCGACTATTAGTCGCATACTCCAAATTTAAGTACAATGTGCTAACATTTGCATAACTGCCTGTGATACAATCAAATGAATTGTTAGGAGATAGGTGCTGCAAAGaaggttttattttttatgtaaataatttttacaaaataaaatattagtATGAAtcgaatttttaataaaatgtatATCAATATGAATGAATTCTCGTTTACTGGTGACTCCCACTGTTTTACTTCTGGTATTATGTAGGAAGCCGTAATtattcagtttttcaaaaattttgttttatgtgCCTTTTTAGTTTTTAAAGCTCCAACTTCAATCGACCCGATTTTGGGCAGAAAATGCTAACTTTCTACAAGTGAGGGAAGACAATTTAGTGCGGAGTCCTTCAATAATGCTTTCTTTCCACCACTCTCGAACCCTCTTTATTCTTCATTTTCGCCAACATAAAATGGCAACATTGCATCACATGAtccacagaatggaacatttccCGCTAAGTGATCAAGGAAAGGTGAAAGGGTTAGGATGTATCTTTAAAACGGCGAGACTAAATGGCTACAATGAGAACTGCATCCAAAGGATCATCGACAAGAAGGCCAGAATTCAACGTAGAAAATAACTGACTACACTGAGTCCCATAAAGGAAGAACTGAGGAGGATATCAATAGAATATGACGGGGCTATAACAAGAACACTTCGCCAGAGAATGAGAAAATTTGGTATAGACCTCGTCTTCAGCAGTAGAAATAACAACTTAAAACAAGATTAGGACCCACGAAAAACTCGATaggaaaattaaacaaatcagGAATCTATAAAATAACTTGCCCACACTATGACAaaatatatggtcggtgttaggtcagaccggactaagtgacagtgcatttatttcgagaaaaacgcgtttaaagtttgaatcgcatcatcctttacattataattggaaaataatttttgccaaaattcttgtttattgtttcatatttcaaatccggTAAatgtggaatgtagatgaagaaattctttatccagtgctatcattaactcattttttgatgttttgcgacttagtccggtctgacttaacaccgaccatatatagGACAAACAAAGAGGAATTTAGAAATCAAATTCAAAGAACACATCACAGAAACAACAAAGGCCGAAAAAGCTTTGTCAAAAGGAACTCCATACCACTTCAAATCAAAAGTAGCAGAGCACGTTTGCTACGAGAACCATCAACTTATACTACCAAAGATATCCGCATTATACGACAAATCTCAAACCACTGGAAACTGGATGTAGCTGAAAGTATAGAAATACATAAACAAGACCCCTGGTCAATAGGGACCATAGCAACGGATATTCATGGCTATTAAAATTTCTACCTAAGCCGCCGCAACAAGCAACAGAGAACGACGAGACACCTTCTACctattgaaaactttatttCGTTTTTATTTACCGTTAAACATATTAGCTCTAAATTTATACCTAGTTTTACTACACGCTTATTTTttattactgggtacagtaaaaatTTGCTGAGGTTTTGAACAGCCGACTTCTCAGCAATAAGAAAATAAGCTAAATGTCAAAAATAAACCGATCATtcagtaaaattttgaaaactttttcaacaaatttttaATGACAGATATATTAAATGCTGATTCAGTAACAAGAATAAACTAAATGTCAAAATAAACTGTTCAGTCAGTAAGCTTTGAGTTATTTTCCGGTAAGTTCCTGAAATACTGACTTGTTCCGTAATTTGA encodes:
- the LOC131684417 gene encoding sodium-coupled monocarboxylate transporter 1-like, with amino-acid sequence LISTLLISVTGFNLYIIGAIVCLVCIFYTLLGGIKAVVFTDAWQVVVMFISVVVVVILGTIAIGDPTIIWDRSEIGDRINFFNFNPSLYERQTFWGVLIGGFFYWTSFNSVNQTMVQRYMSLPNLKKAKRSIGMFTIGMAIFVTACCYAGLLIYAYYYQCDPMSVGFVQTDDQLFPHYVMEIVGHLQGIPGLFIAGVFGAALSSLSVVLNSTSAVLLEDILKGLFRVNPSPFVANVFVRGSVVVLGLAAMGCLFIIEKLGGILSVATSLSAIAAGTTCGIFTLGMLVPWSNSKGALFGGVSGAILSGWVSLGAQLATASGNIVPHKLPVSIDGCPDDLLSNSTIVNPIYPDESNVFPLYRLSYHWITPIGVLTVLIVGTIVSFLTNPRNLKDIDPELISPIIHRFLPQESFGNFGSASKETPVNFSKEMRSSYGSDSAFQSAKIKQSR